A stretch of DNA from Aspergillus flavus chromosome 3, complete sequence:
GAGTTCGGTGGGACTGACGGAGGATTCTAGAACGATCATTCGAACTTGCTTGTTGGTGTTTTTGGTGGTTTGACGTTGCCTTGTGATATATCTCCAACTTGTACTTCTCTACCTATTTACATGTGTAGTGATTCTCTAGTTGGTAGAATTGATTGTATTATATGAAGACTATTTACTTTGAATTTATCTAAACCACCAATTGACCTATGGTGTGTCAGAGGACGTATGACATGCAACACATGAATAAAGAAGGGAACCTACCGAAGCAGTGACACCATGCCCTACCCCCTTAATGCTATGCCACCAGCCTTTAGGAATGAACATCCCATCCCCAGCCTCCAGCTGTGCTTCGTACCCAACATACTTGCGTTCCGAGCTGGCCGTGTCCAAACCATCGTCCCAaacctccttctccagcaATGTCCTCTCTCGTCCCTGCATCATTTCTGACCCTCGAAACACAGCAGCTTCACGATTCCCACTTCTCCCCAATTGGCTTCTAACCGATGCGAACAGCACCTGTCCATCGTCGGGAGCAATTAACCGCACGACTTTTCGTCCAGCAAGCTGAACGAACAGGTTCGGATTGGGATCACGATGAAGGGGTGTGTATGTTGGTGGATAACCGATCCACACATTGGTGTCGTAGACATCGCCGTTGCCCGCCTGGGACACAAGCTCGGGAGTCGCAAAGTCCCCACGAAGCGTCCGTGGCAAATCGGATAGCTGGCATTGTGCTAAATACAGTCGAATCGACTGCGGCTGTTCCTCGGCTGTGCGCATCCATTCCAGAAAAAGGCTGAGCGGTGCATGGAATTGTCTGAAACTGATATCATCCTTGTCCGGTTCGGTCGATGGCTGTGTAAGTTCTAGTGGGACAAGAGCGTCTGCGCCATGCTGCTCAAGGTATGCGGTATTCAATCGGGACACGTTGGGCTCGGATGGAGAAGACTGGAACCAGCGACCGAAGGCAGGTAGGTCGCGGAAGTGACGGCGTGGGAGGACAATGGGAAGCTCGGGGATGAAATGCGCCTTGCGAAAATTCTCTATGCTAGCATCGTCAAGGATTTTCAAAGGGTGATACCTGCAAGGAGTTGCGACGGAGGAAATGTTTTGGGTGCTAGATTGAGCATGTCGCCTGTTTGGATTATTGAATTGTGCAACGGCGGATAGAGGGCGGTACCAAGCTCGTGGGTTACCGTTGAAAAGACATCGCTGGATCTTCATTCAGGAGAGATGGGCGTCTTTTGTAAGTTTCGTCTGGCGAGATGTTTCAAGATCTCTCTGTACCTGAAGATCGTAGCTTAACTCGGGCGACAGCCGATCGGGGAATTTTGTCTTCCGGATTCCGAAGTTTAGTTCATATAGGAATTGGCTAAAGAGACCGTTTTGTAACAAAAAGTGTTGGAGCCCcccaaaggaaaagggatcCGAGTGCGCGTTGATTCGAAGCACATTCTACTACATTCGCTAGGTCAGGTGTCATCTGCATGTGTCCCGTTATGTATGGGACAAACCAATGGTTCCTGACCTCTACCTGGAAGCTTTTCAAATAGTCCTGGCAGCTCATAATGATGCAGTGGCTGGGTCTATTTTCCTAATACGTGACTGGCAAGCAATGACTACCGAGCTAGAGTACTTCGGCTAGCATTCAACATTCACTATTTACTATCTCTTAAGTAAAATTGATTCTACCACTTTTATCAGTGAATCTCACGGAATTGTCCGAGGCCCGCAAATCCTTGCCTATTCAGGGCTGGTGTGGTCTGGGGAAAACGGAAACCCCGCGCACCCAATTGAATGAATGTCGAAAGGAATCTCTCCGCACCGGCTGCTGCCATCGTTCGTTCCCATACCGGCTCATCGCACTCTAAAAGACCGTCAAGATGGCTTCGGAGACCACTCCGGTAGATACGACGACGTCGAAAGCGGCATCTGGCGACCAGGATGCCCCTGTGGAGGGTGATAGTGCGAAGCGGAAAGCGGAACAGACCAACGGAACACATACGCGCACGAAGCGGAATCGTTATATCTCTATCGCCTGGTATGACCCCGGATCTGGATCGTCCGATTCTAACCCCTCTGGAGAACATGCCATATCTGTTGGTGTCTCGTGATATCTTGCGGCAGTGGAGCTGACTAGTCTTGGTACTGTACTTCCAGCAATGAATGCAAGCGACGGAAGATTAAGTGTAACGGTCAGGTACCGTGTCAACGCTGTGGACACCTCAACCTCGAATGTTAGTAGACGGAACAACAGCCGCACCTTGTTCATCCCAAGGGGCAGCGGTCCTCACCCATGTATCATGCGGTTAATCATGTCTTGATAGGTCGATATGCCCCGAATTGCTGCAACAATAACTTTAAGGATTCGGAGTATGTTGGCCGAACTACCCTCTATTCTGCGCCTACCACGGCTAATCTATGTCTACCGTGAATAGTGAATTCCGGTCTATGAAAGATCAGATTACGACTTTGCAAGACCAGGTCAATAGCCTTTTCAGTAGTCTAAATGAGCTCCGCTCGCAGAGATCTTCAATTGAATCGCCGAGCTTCGATAACTTCTCGCGAGATGGATCGCAGCCTGTGTTTACTCCTATGCATGCTGGGCTGGCAAAACCACGTTTGAGACACCCCCGGTTTCATGGCCCCACAAGCTCGACTTTCAATTTCAATGTAGCAAGATCTAGCCTTCAAAACATGGGCATCGCTCCGACAGAAGAAGTGATAACTGACGACCTGACTACGGCTCATGCAACACCTGCTGGCTCACCTCCCCATGTTACACCATTCGCGCCTCCTATCCATCCTACTAAAGATCCCATATGGGCCATCAAACGTGAGGATGCTATACGATTATGTCAAATCTACGAAGAAGAGATTGGGATCATGTATCCACTCTTCGAAATCGAAAAGGTGACGCAACAAATCAACTTACTCTACACATTTATGGAAGCTGCAACCCGCACTGGATTTGCACAAAGAGCGCTGCCCGGCTCAGATGGTCTCCAAGACGACAATACAAACCTTATAAAGATGATCCTTGCAACAACGCTGGTCGTTGAGGGAGGTGGCCAGAGCGAGCTTGGTCAACGTCTTTATCTCAGTGTGAAACCTGTCATTGAGTCCAAGATTTGGGAGCCATTGGACATTAGAACCATTCAGCTCTTCGGTATCGTGGTATGTTATCATGATTCATCGCACAGACCTTTGATACCTAACATCTCATGATAAGGCAACCTACCATTTCCACACGGACGATGATGCCATGGCCTACCGTCTCATCGGGTTATCTGCTCGCATGTGCCTTGAACTAGGGCTGCATCGACGAGATGCGTTGGCGAAGTCATTTCCTAACGAAGATCAATGGCCAGAGATCATCAAGATCTTCTGGGCGATCTATAGCTTGGACAGGCGCTGGAGCCTTGGTACTGGACTACCGTTTGTTattcaagatgaagatattgatcCGAACTTACCAGAACCGGTAGAATATGCTTACAGCCGACCCATTAAGGCTACATGTTGCTAACAGGCTTTTAGGATGCATCGCTGCCGTACCTAAAGTGTATGATTTCTTATAACCGCATCAGCTCAAAAATTTGGTACTCTGGGCTTGGCTCAGAGGGAACAACGGACATACGTCGAGATGAAATCGGCTATCTGGACTATCAAATTCTCCAGTGGTACAAACACATTCCAGAAGCCCTGAAGTTCTACCCAGTGCAGTCACCAAAGCATGGTGAGCCAGTGAACCGTGGTCTTCGACGACTGCGTGTGCTGTTATATTTGCGCATGAACCAGCTTCGCATTCTTATCTACCGACCGGTCCTTCACTCAGCAGCTAGCATCTCCGAAGATAAGGGCCATGCCCAAACTGTGGTGGATGTAGCCAAAGATACGGTTCGAGTGCTTACACGGTTGAATCAAACTTCCGACATTTACCGCACTCAACAGATTACATTCAACTATTTCCTTGTTGCCGCTCTGGCTGTCCTCTTTCTCGCCGTCTGCCATGCGCCGACGGAGTTCAACCGGCAGGTCCGAGACGAGTTCTACATGGCACTCGATCTAGTCAATGGCTTTAGCACGAAATCTTACGTATCGAAACGGTTATGGAAGGCCATTAAAGGCCTTCGAAAAATTGGTGAAAGGCTAGGCGTGCTCGTGCGTCCCTTTGGGTCTGATTCTAATGACCCTCATTCTACCGCGGCTGTCGCCATGGCCGGTTTGGCTGGCCATCCGATCGAAGATCTATCGGTATATGGACCTATGAATGGGATGAATGAACTAGGAAATAGTCCATTAAATGGGCTCCAGATGAGCCATGAGCTAACAACATTGTTCGAGGCTGTTGGAGGGTTTGGCAACTTCATTGCGTCTAGCACAGCGCAGGACGGGATGGGCGGGTTTGTAGGACCCGATGGAGAAATCCAAAACACGGGGGAAGGCCTTTCAGGAGTTCTGGGAGATGACGGTGAATTATCACGAGCCATCAGGGACTTGTTCTAAGGGATACgtttgtatgtatatcgATGTGGTGTGTATATAGTGAGATTATTCTTTTAGGGTATTCTTTGTGGGCAAACCTGACCACGGTGGGAACCGCTTTGACACAATGTCGATAAAGTAATCAAACTAAATTTTCTGAGTACTGTTAACAGGTGGTACTGATaatagcagcagcagcagcagcagcagcagtagtagtaagaggaggaggaggtagTACTTCAAGTACCCATGGACGGTCGAGACCAGCCCTCACTCCCTGCACGTGACCCCGCATGGCTGCCGTCAATCAGAGGGCTGGAGAGTTAACCCAAGTTCTCTCGCCAACCACCCATCCTCTTGAACCCCTAATCAAGCCAGAAGCCATGCCCAACTGACGACCTACGGTTTGTGAGGCCACACCTTCGACGTTGAGGGAACTCTCCACTTTCATCTAGTTCGCGACGGCCACGGCAACTGGGACCGCTGGCAAACATCTTTTTCCACCGCCCCACGAAACCTAATTTCGGAGAACCCCTCGACTGCGGCGATCAATCACTGCACAatcaagaaagggaaggagagACAGGGACTCCCGGTTTTATTGCTCACTGTGCCCATCAAGGATCGATAATTGCCAATATCCGAACTTTGTCTCCAATTTCCATGATCGTCTGAAGTCGACTCCTTAGTGGGGGGAATTTATCGCTATCACGTCAACGCCGTCTCATCGCACAATAAGTCTCGTTTCGCACATTGTTATGACCCTTGACCCTATCAGACAGACTCGTTCGCTTGTTTTTGGTCTCTAAGGGTGCTCCAGTTGGCGCCATTGAACAAGGACCCCAATCTCCTGAACCCGGGGGTTCCTGAGCGAAAGTGACTTGGGCCGGGACGCAGTGTCAGCTGGTGCAAGTTGTCAGCGCCCTATCTCTTTACGAGATCACCCCAGAACGGTTTTTACCGGTAGCTCGGCAACGTGTCGAGAGAGACAGGTTCGGCGTTGGCCGACGGCCTAGACAGGCTGGATCTGAGTCAACTGTCTGAATCAACGCCCTCATCATCTGCGTCCGATTCGTTCGATATGTCATCTTCGGAAGGTGCCCCGGAGTCATGGATCTCCTCCTTTTGCTCCCTCATGGGTCATGAGTTTTTTGCCGAGGTGTCGGAGGATTTCATCGAGGATGACTTCAATTTGACGGGACTGCAGTCACAGGTGCCCATGTACAAGGAGGCATTGGAGATGATCTTGGATGTGGAAccagaggaggatgaggacgaggacgaggaggaagaagaagaggaagacgaggatgaactATTAGGTGATGAGAAGCTCCCCGGGTATCGGCGAGCCGGTGACCGAAGGCATACGCGGGTAGCCAGTGATCTGAGCGTTATAGAGAGCTCTGCTGAGCTGCTCTACGGCTTAATTCATCAGAGATATATCA
This window harbors:
- a CDS encoding fungal-specific transcription factor domain-containing protein, which produces MASETTPVDTTTSKAASGDQDAPVEGDSAKRKAEQTNGTHTRTKRNRYISIAWYDPGSGSSDSNPSGEHAISTEQQPHLVHPKGQRSSPMYHAVNHVLIGRYAPNCCNNNFKDSDEFRSMKDQITTLQDQVNSLFSSLNELRSQRSSIESPSFDNFSRDGSQPVFTPMHAGLAKPRLRHPRFHGPTSSTFNFNVARSSLQNMGIAPTEEVITDDLTTAHATPAGSPPHVTPFAPPIHPTKDPIWAIKREDAIRLCQIYEEEIGIMYPLFEIEKVTQQINLLYTFMEAATRTGFAQRALPGSDGLQDDNTNLIKMILATTLVVEGGGQSELGQRLYLSVKPVIESKIWEPLDIRTIQLFGIVATYHFHTDDDAMAYRLIGLSARMCLELGLHRRDALAKSFPNEDQWPEIIKIFWAIYSLDRRWSLGTGLPFVIQDEDIDPNLPEPDASLPYLKCMISYNRISSKIWYSGLGSEGTTDIRRDEIGYLDYQILQWYKHIPEALKFYPVQSPKHGEPVNRGLRRLRVLLYLRMNQLRILIYRPVLHSAASISEDKGHAQTVVDVAKDTVRVLTRLNQTSDIYRTQQITFNYFLVAALAVLFLAVCHAPTEFNRQVRDEFYMALDLVNGFSTKSYVSKRLWKAIKGLRKIGERLGVLVRPFGSDSNDPHSTAAVAMAGLAGHPIEDLSVYGPMNGMNELGNSPLNGLQMSHELTTLFEAVGGFGNFIASSTAQDGMGGFVGPDGEIQNTGEGLSGVLGDDGELSRAIRDLF